A genomic region of Aspergillus oryzae RIB40 DNA, chromosome 1 contains the following coding sequences:
- a CDS encoding Sad1/UNC domain protein (uncharacterized conserved protein), which yields MVIPAWAAAAWTSLTTALILPGIPGAAAENKQALCLARHWSEVEAEFIQWPICVESRWERTAPRITQDTTRSPDQTVSVTVSEGAPSTTAIPAPGGQPDHELDTDSPLDNSNFLSFEDWKKQNLAKVGQSAENVRGNRHAAGKEDRRRPTGINNALDSLGEDTEIDLDFGGFGAEASDAAKPTSWGSSIPTAGITGTAAGASAGDMEAAVSADLRKGASRGKDAGTTCKERFNYASFDCAATVLKTNPECKGSSSVLVENKDSYMLNECRAKNKFLILELCDDILVDTVVLANYEFFSSIFHTFRVSVADRYPAKTDQWRELGVYEARNTREIQAFAVENPLIWARYVKIEFLTHYGNEFYCPLSLVRIHGTTMLEEYKHDGETNRGDEEAAAEALEPSPHPVDVEVKDVAQQPLTTVALPDEPTNGPTATIEAQGSCSHHETVRQDAAHESEIKSVSSPKEESSIPSESVRPSGTQPPSSNPTTQESFFKSVNKRLQMLESNSTLSLLYIEEQSRILRDAFSKVEKRQLAKTSTFLENLNVTVLNELRQFREQYDQVWKSVALEFEHQRIQYHQEIHSISAQLGVLADELVFQKRVSVIQSIMILFCFALVLFSRVPLGTYIDIPRKKNFEQSAANHSANSEAEMQK from the exons ATGGTGATCCCGGCGTGGGCAGCAGCGGCATGGACGTCCTTGACGACCGCGTTGATCCTCCCTGGAATCCCGGGCGCTGCAGCCGAGAATAAACAAGCGCTTTGCCTAGCAAGGCACTGGAGCGAGGTAGAAGCGGAGTTCATCCAATGGCCCATTTGTGTCGAATCGCGATGGGAGCGGACAGCCCCCAGGATCACTCAGGACACGACCAGATCTCCTGACCAGACCGTTTCGGTGACCGTTTCGGAGGGAGCGCCGAGTACGACTGCGATACCTGCCCCTGGTGGACAGCCTGACCATGAACTTGACACCGACTCGCCACTCGACAATTCAAACTTCCTCTCGTTCGAGGAttggaaaaagcaaaacctgGCGAAGGTGGGCCAGTCGGCAGAGAATGTCCGCGGAAACAGGCACGCAGCTGGCAAAGAGGATCGACGAAGACCGACGGGGATCAATAATGCGTTGGATTCGTTGGGAGAGGATACTGAGATTGACCTTGACTTTGGTGGTTTCGGTGCTGAAGCGTCCGACGCGGCGAAGCCTACATCTTGGGGGTCAAGCATACCTACGGCCGGGATAACTGGTACGGCTGCTGGGGCTAGCGCAGGAGATATGGAGGCCGCTGTGTCTGCAGATCTGCGGAAGGGCGCCTCGCGTGGGAAGGACGCCGGCACGACGTGCAAAGAAAGGTTCAATTATGCGTCATTTGATTGTGCAGCAACCGTGCTCAAGACGAATCCTGAATGTAAAGGGTCATCATCGGTCTTGGtagagaacaaggacagCTATATGCTCAATGAATGCCGCGCAAAGAACAAattcctcatcctcgaatTGTGCGACGACATTCTGGTTGATACTGTCGTTCTTGCCAACTACGAGTTCTTCAGTTCTATCTTCCATACCTTCCGTGTGAGCGTGGCTGATCGGTATCCGGCCAAGACCGATCAATGGAGGGAATTGGGTGTCTACGAAGCGCGAAATACCCGCGAGATCCAAGCCTTTGCGGTTGAAAACCCGCTCATTTGGGCTCGATATGTAAAAATTGAGTTCCTGACACACTATGGGAATGAGTTCTACTGTCCTCTCAGTTTGGTCAGAATTCATGGAACTACTATGCTGGAAGAATATAAACACGACGGTGAGACTAATCGTGGTGACGAGGAGGCCGCTGCAGAGGCGCTGGAGCCGAGTCCCCACCCTGTCGATGTTGAAGTGAAAGACGTCGCACAGCAACCTCTAACTACTGTGGCCTTGCCTGATGAACCTACAAATGGACCAACAGCTACCATAGAGGCGCAGGGATCCTGTTCCCATCACG AAACGGTGCGACAGGATGCGGCACATGAGTCCGAGATTAAGTCAGTCAGTTCCCCCAAGGAAGAGTCCAGCATACCCTCGGAATCGGTGCGGCCGTCCGGGACGCAACCTCCATCCTCGAATCCTACCACCCAAGAGTCTTTCTTTAAGTCCGTCAATAAAAGGCTGCAGATGTTAGAGTCCAACTCGACTCTATCGCTGTTGTATATTGAAGAGCAGTCTCGGATCCTACGGGATGCGTTTAGCAAGGTTGAGAAACGCCAGCTGGCCAAAACATCCACGTTCTTGGAGAATTTGAACGTGACCGTATTGAATGAGCTGAGGCAGTTCCGCGAACAATATGATCAAGTATGGAAAAGTGTTGCACTGGAATTCGAGCACCAGCGAATTCAGTACCATCAAGAGATCCACTCGATTAGTGCCCAGCTTGGGGTCCTAGCCGACGAGTTGGTGTTTCAGAAGAGAGTGTCTGTGATTCAGAGTATTATGATTCTCTTCTGTTTCGCTCTCGTCCTCTTTTCGCGAGTTCCGCTGGGCACGTACATTGATATCCCGC GCAAGAAGAACTTTGAGCAATCAGCTGCCAACCATAGCGCCAACAGTGAGGCCGAGATGCAGAAGTAA
- a CDS encoding ribosome biogenesis GTPase LSG1 (predicted GTP-binding protein MMR1): MVLAKSKNSVGLGNSLMKDRFGKGKASNMKKASHNQAVARKDMNGETYITNAKEDAAWVKMRSITEQAALDEFLSTAELAGTDFTAEKMNNVKIIHADQKNPYLLSASEEKSAVKKHQKNRGRLTVPRRPKWDSTTTRQQLDVMERESFLSWRRGLAELQENHDLLMTPFERNLEVWRQLWRVIERSDLVVQIVDARNPLHFRSEDLESYVKEIDPKKENLLLVNKADMLTEKQREAWADYFDRNNISFRFFSAQLAKEKIDAQLAEQGDSEDEEVAEKLAETTIEEQSTEAPQEEHDGGLKLPGSSRSRRTEILDVDELEELFLSNTPDTLPENDDPENPRKQKTVIGLVGYPNVGKSSTINALLGAKKVSVSATPGKTKHFQTLYLSPEIMLCDCPGLVFPNFATTKADLVVNGVLPIDQQREFTGPATIIAQRIPKHFLENVYGVTIHTRPIEEGGTGIPTGSELLRAYARARGFSTQGLGQPDESRAARYVLKDYVNGKLLFCHPPPVPEGQTPIDPNEFNVELYDIAHLPARRQEQLLKAMQAEQLAEDIDSDILSMSRQPVQGSRSRNLDTGFFGDASKGSAGRLTLPFNAQYTEQGQQMRQQLTGRKERLMVALERGIDVTEVRGGSSKKHFKGNKKQAKKKRAVTADDDY, encoded by the coding sequence ATGGTTCTCGCAAAGTCCAAAAACTCCGTGGGGCTGGGCAACAGCCTCATGAAGGATCGTTTCGGAAAAGGGAAGGCGTCGAACATGAAGAAAGCCTCGCACAACCAAGCCGTCGCACGAAAGGATATGAACGGAGAGACATACATCACTAATGCCAAGGAGGACGCCGCCTGGGTGAAGATGCGCAGTATCACAGAACAAGCCGCTCTGGACGAGTTTTTGAGCACCGCCGAACTGGCGGGCACCGATTTTACCGCCGAGAAGATGAACAATGTTAAGATTATTCATGCCGATCAGAAGAACCCTTATCTCCTCTCCGCGTCCGAGGAGAAGTCGGCTGTGAAGAAGCACCAGAAGAACAGAGGACGACTGACCGTTCCGAGACGACCGAAGTGGGATTCGACGACGACGCGGCAACAGCTCGATGttatggagagggagagtTTCTTGAGCTGGCGCAGAGGGCTGGCTGAGCTCCAGGAGAATCACGATCTATTGATGACACCGTTTGAGCGGAACTTGGAAGTCTGGCGACAGCTTTGGCGTGTCATTGAACGGTCGGATCTGGTTGTGCAGATTGTCGATGCTCGAAACCCGTTACATTTCCGGTCGGAGGATCTCGAGTCCTACGTGAAGGAGATTGATcccaagaaagagaaccttctcctcgtcaacAAGGCAGATATGCTTACTGAGAAGCAACGAGAGGCCTGGGCAGACTACTTCGATCGCAATAACATCAGCTTCCGGTTCTTTTCCGCCCAGCTagcgaaggaaaagattgACGCACAGCTTGCGGAACAGGGCGAcagtgaggatgaagaggtcgCGGAGAAGCTGGCTGAGACGACAATCGAAGAGCAGTCGACTGAGGCGCCACAGGAGGAACATGATGGAGGATTGAAACTTCCTGGCTCGAGCAGATCCCGGAGGACAGAAATTCTCGACGTTGATGAACTCGAAGAACTGTTCCTTTCCAACACCCCCGATACTCTTCCCGAAAACGATGACCCAGAGAACCCGCGCAAGCAAAAGACAGTCATTGGCCTTGTCGGTTACCCCAACGTCGGTAAATCCAGTACAATCAACGCCCTTCTCGGAGCCAAGAAGGTCTCGGTGTCCGCTACACCCGGTAAGACGAAGCACTTCCAGACCCTGTATCTCTCGCCGGAGATCATGCTCTGTGATTGTCCCGGTCTGGTGTTCCCCAACTTCGCCACGACTAAGGCCGACCTGGTTGTCAACGGTGTCCTGCCCATCGACCAGCAGCGTGAATTCACCGGTCCAGCAACCATCATCGCCCAGCGCATCCCCAAACATTTCCTTGAAAACGTCTACGGAGTCACCATCCATACCCGCCCCATCGAAGAAGGCGGCACAGGCATCCCCACCGGCAGCGAGCTTCTGCGCGCCTATGCCCGCGCCCGTGGCTTTTCCACTCAAGGTCTGGGCCAGCCCGATGAATCCCGCGCCGCCCGTTACGTCCTGAAGGACTACGTCAATGGCAaactcctcttctgccaccCGCCCCCAGTGCCAGAGGGCCAGACCCCCATTGACCCTAACGAGTTCAACGTCGAACTCTACGACATAGCCCACCTCCCCGCGAGGCGACAAGAACAGCTCCTCAAGGCCATGCAAGCAGAGCAACTGGCCGAGGACATCGACTCCGACATCCTCTCTATGTCCAGACAACCCGTGCAAGGCTCCCGCTCCCGCAACCTCGAcaccggcttcttcggcGACGCCTCGAAAGGTTCTGCCGGCCGTCTCACCCTCCCCTTCAACGCACAGTACACCGAACAAGGCCAGCAGATGCGTCAACAGCTGACCGGCCGTAAGGAGCGCCTAATGGTCGCCCTGGAACGCGGCATCGATGTGACGGAAGTGCGGGGTGGTAGCTCCAAGAAGCATTTCAAGGGCAACAAGAAgcaggcgaagaagaagcgcgcTGTTACTGCGGACGATGATTACTGA
- a CDS encoding acyl-CoA dehydrogenase family protein (acyl-CoA dehydrogenases): MSASTRIPPIAQPFVSERAKKTLDQVEQFVEKECIPAEKVFQAQLGEGDQRWATYPAVMESLKTKARQQGLWNMFLPKNHFSQGAGFSNLEYGLMAEYLGKSKLASEATNNAAPDTGNMEVLAKYGNEAQKQQWLAPLLDGKIRSAFLMTEPEVASSDATNIQLNIRREGNQYVLNGSKWWSSGAGDPRCSIYLVMGKSDPTNKDPYRQQSVILVPADTPGITVHRMLSVYGYDDAPHGHGHISFKDVRVPVSNIVLGEGRGFEIIQGRLGPGRIHHAMRTIGAAEKAIEWLIARINDERKQTFGKSLSSHGVILEWLAKSRIEVDAARLIVLNAAIKIDQGDAKSALKEIAQAKVLVPQTALTVIDRAVQAYGAAGVCQDTPLANLWAMIRTLRIADGPDEVHLQQLGKRENRARKDAVIEKLNWQQAEAERLLAASGLKLKSHL, translated from the exons ATGTCTGCCTCCACGCGAATTCCCCCAATTGCCCAACCGTTCGTCAGCGAACGGGCCAAGAAGACCCTGGACCAG GTCGAACAATTTGTCGAAAAAGAATGTATTCCCGCCGAAAAGGTCTTCCAGGCCCAGCTGGGCGAAGGCGATCAGCGATGGGCCACCTACCCAGCCGTCATGGAATCCCTTAAGACCAAGGCCCGCCAGCAAGGCCTGTGGAACATGTTCCTGCCCAAGAACCACTTCTCCCAGGGCGCGGGATTCAGCAACCTCGAATACGGTCTGATGGCCGAGTATCTGGGAAAGAGCAAGTTGGCCTCGGAG GCTACGAATAATGCTGCCCCCGACACTGGAAACATGGAAGTCCTCGCCAAGTACGGTAACGAAGCACAGAAGCAGCAGTGGCTGGCGCCCTTGCTGGACGGCAAGATCCGCTCGGCCTTCCTCATGACAGAGCCCGAGGTAGCCTCCAGTGATGCGACGAACATCCAGCTGAACATCCGCCGCGAAGGCAACCAATACGTCCTCAATGGATCG AAATGGTGGTCTTCCGGCGCAGGCGATCCCCGCTGCAGCATCTACCTGGTAATGGGCAAATCCGACCCTACCAACAAGGACCCCTACCGCCAGCAatccgtcatcctcgtcccCGCCGACACCCCCGGAATCACCGTGCACCGCATGCTTTCGGTGTACGGCTACGACGACGCCCCCCACGGCCATGGCCACATTAGCTTCAAGGATGTGCGCGTCCCCGTCTCCAACATTGTCCTCGGCGAAGGCCGTGGCTTCGAGATCATCCAGGGCCGTCTGGGTCCCGGCCGCATCCACCACGCGATGCGCACGATCGGAGCCGCCGAGAAGGCGATCGAGTGGCTCATCGCACGGATCAACGACGAGCGTAAGCAGACCTTCGGCAAGAGTCTGTCCTCACACGGCGTCATCCTCGAGTGGCTGGCCAAGTCGCGGATTGAGGTCGACGCCGCTAGACTCATTGTCCTGAATGCTGCGATCAAGATCGATCAGGGTGATGCCAAGTCTGCCCTCAAGGAGATTGCCCAGGCCAAGGTTCTGGTTCCCCAGACCGCGTTGACGGTCATTGACCGTGCCGTGCAGGCGTATGGTGCCGCTGGTGTGTGCCAGGATACGCCGTTGGCGAATCTGTGGGCCATGATTCGGACGTTGCGGATTGCCGACGGCCCGGATGAGGTGCACTTGCAGCAGCTCGGCAAGAGGGAGAACCGGGCTCGCAAGGATGCGGTTATTGAGAAGTTGAACTGGCAGCAGGCCGAGGCGGAGCGGTTGTTGGCTGCTAGTGGGCTCAAGCTGAAGAGTCATTTGTAA